In Denitratisoma sp. DHT3, one DNA window encodes the following:
- a CDS encoding EthD domain-containing protein, giving the protein MEKLVYLLGRSHGVSAAAFSPVLIGAVPALRAIGAKRIDLLVADLNDPVREACPARIAGPWDDLAGVAQFWLDNVDRRSDAETVLAAVAGRLDGYLVTESVVQPYVRDWQEGTRRPGVNQFTAHAKPEGVSDEDFYHHWQAEHSRISFDLHPLRWSYIRHAVARPLTAGAPPYRAIVSEHFRELRDFTDESRYFGLPDVVQQMYADLPHFCDHTRMVTGPMSEFNFD; this is encoded by the coding sequence TTGGAAAAACTGGTATATCTGTTGGGGCGCAGCCATGGCGTTTCGGCGGCCGCTTTCAGTCCGGTGCTGATCGGTGCCGTTCCCGCCCTGCGGGCCATCGGCGCCAAGCGTATTGATCTTCTGGTGGCAGACCTGAACGATCCGGTTCGGGAAGCCTGTCCTGCGCGGATCGCTGGTCCCTGGGACGACCTGGCCGGCGTGGCCCAGTTCTGGCTCGACAACGTCGACCGCCGCAGCGACGCGGAGACGGTGCTTGCGGCAGTCGCGGGACGGTTGGATGGCTATCTTGTGACCGAGTCCGTCGTTCAGCCTTACGTTCGGGATTGGCAGGAGGGAACTCGCAGGCCGGGCGTGAATCAGTTCACCGCCCATGCCAAGCCGGAGGGCGTGAGTGACGAGGATTTCTACCATCACTGGCAAGCGGAGCATTCGCGGATTTCCTTTGATCTCCACCCATTGCGCTGGTCCTACATCCGCCACGCCGTGGCCCGGCCATTGACGGCGGGGGCGCCGCCCTACCGCGCCATCGTGTCGGAGCACTTCAGGGAACTGCGCGATTTCACCGATGAAAGCCGCTATTTCGGTTTACCTGACGTGGTGCAGCAGATGTATGCGGATCTGCCTCACTTCTGCGACCACACCCGCATGGTGACCGGTCCGATGAGCGAATTCAATTTCGATTGA
- a CDS encoding glucose 1-dehydrogenase yields the protein MDRLHGKVAIVTGGARGMGEATVRLFVENGAKVVIGDVLDSAGEALAQELGPNAAFVHMDVSQQADWDKAVARARAFGSLNVLVNNAAILNAKAIKDMTEDDYMAVIRVNQLGPFLGIRSVLEPMKTAGKGSIINISSIDGFQAKNGLAAYASSKWAVRGLTKAAAIELGPYGIRVNTVHPGGIFTDMGGRSEQNSDPRSMDAFYRAIPIPRVGLPHEVAYVTLFLATDEASYTTGAEFLADGGWAAGLRNDALPTS from the coding sequence ATGGACAGATTGCATGGCAAGGTCGCTATCGTCACCGGTGGCGCTCGAGGGATGGGGGAGGCGACGGTTCGCCTGTTCGTTGAAAACGGTGCGAAGGTCGTGATCGGCGATGTGCTCGACAGCGCCGGCGAGGCTCTGGCCCAAGAGCTGGGGCCCAATGCCGCCTTCGTGCACATGGATGTCAGCCAGCAGGCCGACTGGGACAAGGCAGTGGCCCGGGCCCGGGCCTTTGGCTCCCTCAACGTGCTGGTGAACAACGCGGCAATCCTGAATGCCAAGGCCATCAAGGATATGACCGAGGACGACTATATGGCCGTGATCCGGGTGAATCAGTTGGGTCCCTTCCTCGGCATCCGCTCCGTTCTCGAGCCCATGAAGACTGCGGGGAAGGGTTCCATCATCAACATTTCGTCCATCGACGGTTTCCAGGCCAAGAATGGCCTCGCCGCCTACGCTTCCAGCAAATGGGCGGTGCGCGGGCTGACCAAGGCGGCGGCCATCGAACTGGGGCCCTATGGCATCCGCGTGAATACCGTGCATCCCGGCGGCATCTTCACCGACATGGGTGGCCGTTCCGAGCAGAACAGCGATCCCCGGTCCATGGATGCCTTCTATCGCGCCATACCGATTCCCCGCGTCGGTCTTCCCCATGAAGTGGCCTATGTCACGCTGTTCCTGGCCACCGACGAAGCCTCCTACACCACCGGCGCCGAATTCCTGGCCGACGGCGGCTGGGCGGCCGGCCTGCGCAACGACGCGCTGCCCACTTCGTAA
- the dnaQ gene encoding DNA polymerase III subunit epsilon, whose protein sequence is MRQVILDTETTGLEYRLGDRVIEVGCVELADRKLTGRRFHKYINPEREIDAGAQAVHGLTNEFLADKPVFAEIVDEFVEFIHGAELIIHNAAFDVGFLNHELGLLQRGSLDGVCGGVIDTLRMARELRPGKRNSLDALCNEYGIDNSGRQLHGALLDAELLAEVYLSMTRGQESLMMDLEAPAAGLQADGSLAERGPLRVLRASAEELQEHERVLAELDKECRGACLWRTPESAPQ, encoded by the coding sequence ATGCGTCAAGTCATTCTCGATACGGAAACCACGGGCCTCGAGTACCGTCTGGGAGACCGCGTCATCGAAGTGGGTTGCGTCGAATTGGCGGACCGCAAGCTGACCGGGCGCCGCTTCCACAAGTACATCAATCCCGAGCGTGAGATCGATGCCGGCGCCCAGGCGGTGCACGGCCTGACCAATGAGTTCCTGGCGGACAAGCCGGTGTTCGCCGAGATCGTGGACGAGTTCGTGGAGTTCATCCATGGCGCCGAGCTGATCATCCACAACGCCGCCTTCGACGTGGGCTTTCTCAATCACGAGCTCGGCCTGCTGCAGCGGGGCAGCCTGGACGGGGTCTGCGGCGGGGTGATCGACACCCTGCGCATGGCGCGGGAACTGCGGCCCGGCAAGCGCAATTCCCTGGACGCCCTGTGCAATGAATACGGGATAGACAATTCGGGCCGTCAGCTTCACGGCGCCTTGCTGGACGCGGAGTTGCTGGCCGAAGTCTATCTGTCGATGACCCGCGGCCAGGAAAGCCTGATGATGGACCTGGAGGCGCCCGCGGCCGGTTTGCAGGCGGACGGCAGCCTGGCGGAGCGGGGCCCGTTGCGGGTGCTGCGCGCGAGCGCCGAGGAGCTGCAGGAGCATGAGCGGGTGCTGGCGGAACTGGACAAGGAGTGCCGTGGCGCCTGCTTGTGGCGCACGCCCGAGTCCGCTCCGCAGTAG
- a CDS encoding class I SAM-dependent methyltransferase, whose protein sequence is MSMHFQNWLETPQGRYVLRWELAKHELLLADVFGFNAVQIGLPGHDYLRGNRMPFRFRCGSEPPVEVRAEPWHLPFGTHSVDLVVLPHVLEFAENPHSILREVERILVPEGQVVVTGFNPFSLWSIHRRLFRQSAAAPWNGRYISVLRLKDWFALLGFETRGGAFGCYAPPFSQEKWLRRCHFLEAAGDRWWPYGGAVYVMQAIKRQVGMRLVMPAWHDRKARAKALVTVTHRNGQ, encoded by the coding sequence ATGTCAATGCACTTCCAGAACTGGCTAGAAACACCCCAGGGGCGCTACGTGCTGCGCTGGGAGTTGGCCAAGCACGAACTGCTGTTGGCCGACGTGTTCGGTTTCAATGCGGTCCAGATCGGCCTGCCCGGTCATGACTACCTGCGCGGCAACCGGATGCCTTTCCGTTTCCGTTGCGGTAGCGAGCCACCGGTGGAGGTCCGCGCCGAGCCCTGGCATCTGCCTTTCGGCACTCATAGCGTCGATCTGGTGGTGCTGCCGCACGTGCTCGAGTTCGCGGAAAATCCCCATTCCATCCTGCGGGAGGTGGAGCGGATCCTGGTGCCTGAAGGGCAGGTGGTGGTGACGGGGTTCAATCCCTTCAGCCTGTGGAGCATCCACCGCCGCCTGTTCCGGCAGTCCGCGGCGGCCCCCTGGAATGGCCGCTATATCAGCGTGCTGCGGCTCAAGGACTGGTTTGCGCTATTGGGTTTCGAAACGCGCGGCGGCGCCTTCGGCTGCTATGCGCCGCCCTTCAGCCAGGAGAAATGGCTGCGCCGCTGCCACTTTCTCGAAGCGGCGGGCGATCGCTGGTGGCCCTACGGGGGCGCGGTCTACGTGATGCAGGCGATCAAGCGCCAAGTCGGCATGCGGCTGGTGATGCCGGCCTGGCACGACCGCAAGGCGCGGGCCAAGGCCCTGGTCACGGTTACTCATAGGAATGGTCAATGA
- a CDS encoding RluA family pseudouridine synthase: MNGLSKDSATLFEVDVEAAGQRVDNFLIRLAKGAPKSHIYRILRSGEVRVNKGRIGPDYRLRAGDVVRIPPIRLSEKPSRPAAPAREFAIVHEDEALIVIDKPAGVAVHGGSGVDFGVIEQIRRARPQAKFLELAHRLDRETSGLLIVAKKRAALTRLHDMFRDGTIAKRYLALVKGRWLNPKQHVRLPLHKYLTEDGERRVSVSPEGKDAHSIVRLVARWENFSLVEVELKTGRTHQIRVHLSHLGFPLAGDDKYGDFTLNKTLQKAGLKRMFLHATHLALAHPLSGAPLVLSAPLPPELAAFLEQLDLHETRTGAWPRPDTA, encoded by the coding sequence ATGAATGGCTTAAGCAAAGATTCCGCAACCCTTTTCGAAGTTGACGTGGAGGCGGCGGGGCAACGGGTGGATAACTTCCTGATTCGGCTCGCCAAAGGAGCGCCCAAAAGCCATATCTACCGCATCCTGCGCAGCGGGGAAGTGCGGGTCAACAAGGGGCGGATCGGTCCCGACTATCGCTTGCGTGCGGGAGACGTGGTGCGCATCCCGCCGATCCGCTTGAGCGAAAAGCCATCGCGGCCGGCCGCCCCGGCCCGGGAATTCGCGATCGTCCATGAAGACGAGGCTCTGATCGTCATCGACAAGCCGGCCGGCGTGGCCGTCCATGGCGGCAGCGGCGTGGATTTCGGCGTGATCGAACAGATCCGGCGCGCCCGCCCGCAGGCCAAATTCCTGGAACTGGCGCATCGCCTGGACCGGGAAACCTCCGGTCTGCTGATCGTTGCCAAGAAGCGGGCGGCCCTGACCCGTCTCCACGACATGTTTCGCGATGGCACTATCGCCAAGCGCTACCTGGCGCTGGTGAAAGGGCGCTGGCTCAATCCCAAGCAGCACGTCCGCCTGCCCCTGCACAAATATCTGACCGAGGATGGGGAACGGCGGGTGAGCGTTTCGCCCGAGGGCAAGGACGCCCATTCCATCGTCCGCTTGGTGGCCCGTTGGGAAAACTTCAGTCTGGTGGAAGTGGAACTGAAAACGGGCCGCACCCATCAGATCCGCGTCCATCTGAGCCACCTGGGTTTCCCCTTGGCCGGGGACGACAAGTACGGTGATTTCACCCTCAACAAAACCCTGCAGAAGGCCGGCTTGAAACGGATGTTCCTGCATGCGACCCATCTGGCCCTGGCGCATCCGTTGAGTGGAGCGCCTCTGGTGCTGTCGGCGCCGTTGCCGCCGGAACTGGCTGCGTTCCTTGAGCAACTGGATCTGCACGAGACGCGAACCGGAGCTTGGCCGCGTCCCGATACTGCGTGA
- the mgtA gene encoding magnesium-translocating P-type ATPase produces the protein MNLAILKQLFASFVHTRGFGRHFRRLALLDSLSGTTVSREVPPSLAQTLVAAARSDAAALLERLESHPDGISAVQAERIRERVGLNQVEQEKPLPWWLHLWHCYRTPFDLLLTLLAVISYVTEDMKATIVIGTMVVLSVAIRFWQERKSNIAADQLKAMVRNTATVIRRDPAGNAAPAGSRNFDIQSQPKPAHREELPITQLVPGDVVLLSAGDMIPGDCRILMAKDLFVGQAAMTGESLPVEKFAFQRHAAATNPLELDNIVFMGTNVVSGSASAVVVHTGGRTYFGALAQRVTTTDRAPTQFQAGVNKVAWLLIRFMFVMSPLVLFINGFTKGDWTEAFLFAMSIAVGLTPEMLPMIVTSTLAKGAVILSRQKVIVKRLDAIQNFGAMDVLCTDKTGTLTQDKIFLARHTDVWGEDSDDVLEAAYLNSYYQTGLKNLLDVAVLEHTEVHRELNPATNFRKVDEIPFDFQRRRMSVVVAEHEEHHILICKGAVEEILAVCERVRHGEIDEPLTPELLARVRAVTADLNEDGLRVVAVASRELPPLQETYGVADEAGLTLVGYVAFLDPPKESTEPALQALAAHGVKVKVLTGDNELVTAKICREVGLAAESVLLGADVERMGDAELARAVETHDVFARLTPAHKDRIVHLLKGNGHVVGFMGDGINDAPALRTADIGISVDTAVDIAKEAADIILLEKSLMVLEEGVIQGRKTFANMLKYIKMTASSNFGNVFSVLVASAFIPFLPMLPMHLLVQNLLYDFSQVAIPFDNVDAELVEDPQRWNPADIGRFMLFFGPVSSVFDITTYLVMWFVFGANTPEHQTLFQSGWFVEGLMTQTLVVHMIRTRKVPFIQSRPGTPLLIATGLIMAIGIFIPMGPVAHYFKLQALPWQYFPILAVILTGYMILTQRMKSFYTRRFGWQ, from the coding sequence ATGAACCTTGCCATCCTCAAGCAACTCTTCGCGAGCTTCGTCCATACCCGCGGTTTTGGCCGGCACTTCCGCCGCCTCGCCTTGCTCGACAGCCTCTCCGGCACCACGGTCAGCCGCGAGGTGCCGCCATCCCTGGCGCAAACCCTGGTTGCCGCGGCCAGGAGCGATGCCGCCGCGCTATTGGAGCGGCTCGAAAGCCATCCGGACGGGATCAGCGCCGTCCAGGCGGAACGGATACGCGAACGGGTCGGCCTCAACCAAGTCGAGCAGGAAAAGCCCCTGCCCTGGTGGCTGCACCTTTGGCACTGCTACAGGACGCCCTTCGATCTGCTGCTGACCCTGCTGGCGGTGATTTCGTATGTCACCGAGGACATGAAGGCGACCATCGTCATCGGCACCATGGTCGTGCTTTCCGTCGCCATCCGCTTCTGGCAGGAACGCAAGTCCAATATCGCCGCCGACCAGTTGAAGGCCATGGTCCGCAACACGGCCACCGTGATCCGCCGCGATCCCGCCGGGAATGCTGCCCCAGCCGGATCGCGCAATTTCGACATTCAGTCCCAGCCCAAGCCCGCCCATCGCGAAGAACTGCCGATCACCCAGCTCGTCCCCGGCGACGTGGTGCTGCTTTCCGCCGGCGACATGATTCCCGGCGACTGCCGCATCCTCATGGCCAAGGACCTGTTCGTCGGCCAGGCGGCGATGACCGGCGAGTCCCTGCCGGTGGAAAAGTTCGCCTTCCAGCGCCACGCTGCCGCGACCAATCCGCTGGAACTGGACAACATCGTCTTCATGGGCACCAACGTCGTCTCCGGCTCGGCCAGCGCCGTGGTGGTGCACACCGGCGGCCGCACCTATTTCGGTGCCCTGGCCCAGCGCGTCACCACCACCGACCGCGCCCCGACCCAGTTCCAGGCCGGGGTCAACAAGGTGGCCTGGCTGCTGATCCGCTTCATGTTCGTCATGTCGCCGCTGGTGCTTTTCATCAACGGCTTCACCAAGGGCGACTGGACCGAGGCGTTCCTCTTCGCGATGTCCATCGCCGTCGGCCTGACGCCGGAAATGCTGCCCATGATCGTGACCTCGACGCTGGCCAAGGGCGCCGTCATCCTTTCGCGCCAGAAGGTCATCGTGAAGCGTCTCGACGCCATCCAGAACTTCGGCGCCATGGACGTGCTGTGCACCGACAAGACCGGCACCCTGACTCAGGACAAGATTTTCCTCGCCCGGCACACCGATGTCTGGGGCGAGGACTCAGACGACGTGCTGGAGGCGGCCTATCTCAACAGCTACTACCAGACCGGCCTCAAGAATCTGCTCGACGTGGCGGTGCTGGAGCATACCGAGGTGCATCGGGAGCTCAACCCGGCCACCAACTTCCGCAAGGTGGATGAAATCCCCTTCGATTTCCAGCGGCGCCGCATGTCGGTGGTGGTGGCCGAACATGAGGAGCATCACATCCTCATCTGCAAGGGCGCGGTGGAGGAGATCCTGGCCGTCTGCGAGCGGGTGCGGCACGGCGAGATCGACGAGCCGCTGACGCCGGAACTGCTCGCCCGCGTGCGCGCGGTCACCGCCGACCTCAACGAGGACGGTCTGCGGGTCGTGGCGGTAGCCTCCAGGGAATTGCCGCCGCTACAGGAAACCTATGGCGTCGCCGACGAGGCGGGGCTGACCCTGGTGGGCTACGTCGCCTTCCTCGATCCGCCTAAGGAGTCCACCGAACCCGCGCTCCAGGCCCTGGCCGCCCACGGGGTGAAGGTCAAGGTGCTGACCGGCGACAATGAGCTGGTGACGGCCAAGATCTGCCGCGAAGTGGGGCTGGCGGCGGAATCGGTCCTGCTCGGCGCCGACGTCGAGCGCATGGGCGACGCCGAACTGGCCCGGGCCGTGGAGACGCACGACGTTTTCGCCAGGCTGACGCCGGCCCACAAGGACCGCATCGTCCATCTGCTCAAGGGCAACGGCCATGTGGTCGGGTTCATGGGCGACGGCATCAACGACGCGCCGGCGCTGCGCACCGCCGACATCGGCATCTCGGTGGATACCGCGGTGGACATCGCCAAGGAGGCCGCCGACATCATCCTGCTGGAGAAGAGCCTGATGGTGCTGGAGGAAGGCGTGATCCAGGGCCGCAAGACTTTCGCCAACATGCTCAAGTACATCAAGATGACGGCCAGCTCCAATTTCGGCAACGTCTTCTCGGTGCTGGTGGCAAGCGCCTTCATCCCCTTCCTGCCGATGCTGCCGATGCACCTCCTGGTGCAGAACCTGCTCTACGACTTCTCCCAGGTGGCGATTCCGTTCGACAACGTGGACGCGGAACTGGTCGAGGATCCCCAGCGCTGGAACCCGGCCGACATCGGCCGCTTCATGCTGTTCTTCGGGCCGGTGAGTTCCGTGTTCGACATCACCACCTATCTGGTGATGTGGTTCGTCTTCGGCGCCAACACGCCCGAGCACCAGACGCTGTTCCAGTCGGGCTGGTTCGTCGAGGGCCTGATGACGCAGACCCTGGTGGTGCACATGATCCGCACCCGCAAGGTCCCGTTCATCCAGAGCCGGCCCGGAACGCCTCTGCTTATCGCCACCGGCCTGATCATGGCGATCGGCATCTTCATCCCGATGGGGCCGGTCGCCCATTACTTCAAGCTGCAAGCATTGCCGTGGCAGTACTTCCCGATCCTGGCCGTCATCCTGACCGGTTACATGATCCTGACCCAGCGCATGAAAAGCTTCTACACCCGGCGCTTCGGCTGGCAATAG
- a CDS encoding HAD-IIIA family hydrolase, which translates to MPKTFDLIVFDWDGTLMDSAAAIASAIRAAARDLGLEPPSDAQARHVIGLGLQDALAQALPQLEPHRYAEISERYRYHYLSQDRDLSLFTGIAELLAELSGAGHMLAVATGKSRLGLNRALEASGVGGFFQGTRCADECFSKPHPQMLEELMAEFGTRSEATLMIGDTTHDLQMARNAGVAALAVSYGAHPRRTLEAESPLLCADTVVDLAAWLRTNG; encoded by the coding sequence ATGCCCAAAACCTTCGATCTGATTGTCTTCGACTGGGACGGAACCCTGATGGATTCCGCCGCCGCCATCGCCTCCGCCATCCGCGCCGCGGCACGGGATCTCGGATTGGAACCGCCCAGCGACGCGCAGGCCCGCCACGTCATCGGCCTGGGGCTGCAGGACGCGCTGGCGCAGGCACTGCCGCAGTTGGAGCCGCATCGCTACGCGGAGATCAGCGAGCGCTATCGCTACCACTATCTGTCGCAGGACCGGGATCTCAGCCTCTTCACCGGCATCGCCGAGTTGCTGGCGGAACTCAGCGGGGCCGGACACATGCTGGCGGTCGCCACCGGCAAGAGCCGCCTGGGGCTGAATCGCGCCCTGGAAGCCAGCGGCGTGGGCGGATTCTTTCAAGGCACCCGCTGCGCCGACGAGTGTTTTTCCAAGCCCCACCCGCAGATGCTGGAAGAGCTGATGGCGGAGTTCGGCACCCGGTCCGAGGCCACGCTGATGATCGGTGATACCACCCATGACCTGCAAATGGCACGGAATGCCGGGGTGGCGGCGCTGGCCGTGAGCTACGGCGCGCATCCGCGGCGGACGCTGGAGGCGGAGTCGCCGTTGCTTTGCGCCGACACCGTGGTCGATCTGGCCGCCTGGTTGCGGACGAACGGCTGA
- a CDS encoding Rne/Rng family ribonuclease, with the protein MKRMLFNATQAEELRVAIVDGQKLIDLDIESANKEQRKSNIYKAVITRIEPSLEAAFVDYGADRHGFLPFKEVSRAYFKADMEPGRARIQDALKVGQELIVQVEKDERGNKGAALTTFVSLAGRYLVLMPNNPRGGGVSRRVEGEERQELREIMDQLEVPGGMSLIARTAGIGRGLEELQWDLNYLLQLWRAIEGAAQGQSGAFLIYQESSLVIRAIRDYFQPDIGEILIDTDDIFEQAQQFMAHVMPATVNRVKRYHDDVPLFSRFQIEHQIESAYSRQVNLPSGGAIVIDHTEALVSVDVNSGRATKGSDIEETAFRTNCEAADEIARQLRLRDLGGLIVIDFIDMESSKNQREVENRLRDALHHDRARVQTGKISRFGLLELSRQRLRPALAETSYITCPRCTGTGHIRSTESAALHILRILEEEAMKENTGAIHCQVPVDVGTFLLNEKRSDIARIEMRHRASLLIVPNRHLETPQHEIVRLRHDQLNQEDVVLASYQMVDKPSEEGYRSPAAQAEAKSSPKQEAVVKGITPEQPAPIVEPKAAARATPASKPQQGLLARIIAWLTGGTEEPQPVAEKKSEKSGRRERGERGERGERGGRDRNGRGRREGKENREERQPREGGERKERGERPKREESQPEGTREPRRQRGERGEKAERGETAERPEKAERGERREERQPRPPRAEQPPKAETPAGTPAEGASAVEEGETRRRGRRGGRGRGERRGEEAAPQEAVVAAVDTAQPKTEAIAEVIEAVEAVEAAETPQAPAVTEAEVTQPAPPPAAPVAVSEAATVEVAEAAAPATPAVPETPAEPPAPVAPVVEPSAPAASPAVEPPVPAEPVPAAATAIPQTESVAVPEPEPVAPEPEQPAPAKPELAAPANLEQVGLVMIETSAHRSAPAPVSAAQPLGRKPKPVPVVAEEPLQMVETRH; encoded by the coding sequence ATGAAACGCATGCTATTCAATGCGACGCAGGCCGAGGAACTCCGCGTCGCGATCGTCGATGGTCAGAAACTGATCGACCTCGACATCGAGTCGGCCAACAAGGAGCAACGCAAGAGCAACATCTACAAGGCGGTGATCACCCGCATCGAGCCCAGCCTCGAAGCGGCCTTCGTCGATTACGGCGCCGACCGCCACGGCTTCCTGCCGTTCAAGGAAGTCTCCCGCGCCTATTTCAAGGCCGACATGGAACCCGGCCGCGCCCGCATCCAGGACGCCCTGAAAGTCGGCCAGGAACTGATCGTCCAGGTGGAAAAGGACGAACGCGGCAACAAGGGCGCGGCCCTGACCACCTTCGTCTCCCTGGCTGGCCGCTATCTGGTCCTGATGCCCAACAACCCACGCGGCGGCGGCGTCTCGCGCCGCGTCGAGGGCGAGGAGCGCCAGGAACTGCGAGAGATCATGGACCAGCTGGAAGTGCCCGGCGGCATGAGCCTGATCGCCCGCACCGCAGGCATCGGCCGCGGCCTGGAAGAACTCCAGTGGGACCTCAACTACCTGCTGCAACTCTGGCGCGCCATCGAGGGCGCCGCCCAGGGCCAGTCCGGCGCCTTCCTGATCTACCAGGAGTCGAGCCTGGTGATCCGCGCCATCCGCGACTACTTCCAGCCCGATATCGGCGAAATCCTGATCGACACCGACGACATCTTCGAGCAGGCCCAGCAGTTCATGGCCCACGTGATGCCGGCCACCGTGAATCGAGTCAAGCGCTACCACGACGACGTGCCGCTGTTCTCGCGCTTCCAGATCGAGCACCAGATCGAGTCGGCCTACTCGCGCCAAGTGAACCTGCCTTCCGGTGGCGCCATCGTCATCGATCACACCGAAGCGCTGGTCTCGGTGGACGTGAACTCCGGCCGCGCCACCAAGGGTTCCGACATCGAGGAAACCGCCTTCCGCACCAACTGCGAGGCCGCCGACGAGATCGCCCGCCAGCTGCGCCTGCGCGACCTGGGCGGCCTGATCGTGATCGACTTCATCGACATGGAAAGCAGCAAGAACCAGCGCGAAGTCGAAAACCGTCTGCGCGACGCCCTGCACCATGACCGCGCCCGGGTCCAGACCGGCAAGATCAGCCGCTTCGGCCTGCTCGAACTGTCGCGTCAGCGTCTGCGCCCCGCCCTGGCCGAGACCAGCTACATCACCTGCCCGCGCTGCACCGGCACCGGCCACATCCGTTCCACCGAATCCGCCGCCCTGCACATCCTGCGCATCCTCGAAGAAGAGGCGATGAAGGAGAACACCGGCGCCATCCACTGCCAGGTGCCGGTGGATGTCGGCACCTTCCTGCTCAACGAGAAGCGCAGCGACATCGCCCGCATCGAGATGCGCCATCGCGCCAGCCTGCTGATCGTCCCCAACCGCCACCTGGAAACGCCGCAGCACGAAATCGTGCGCCTGCGCCACGACCAGTTGAACCAGGAAGACGTGGTGCTGGCCAGCTACCAGATGGTCGATAAACCCAGCGAAGAGGGATATCGCTCCCCCGCCGCCCAGGCCGAAGCCAAGTCTTCGCCCAAGCAGGAGGCCGTGGTCAAGGGCATCACGCCCGAACAGCCGGCGCCCATCGTCGAACCCAAGGCGGCGGCGCGGGCAACGCCCGCGAGCAAGCCGCAGCAGGGCCTGCTCGCCAGGATCATCGCCTGGCTCACCGGTGGCACGGAAGAACCGCAGCCCGTGGCGGAGAAGAAATCCGAGAAGTCGGGCCGCCGCGAGCGGGGAGAACGTGGTGAGCGCGGCGAACGTGGCGGGCGGGACCGAAACGGACGCGGCCGCCGGGAAGGCAAGGAAAATCGCGAGGAGCGCCAGCCGCGCGAAGGCGGCGAACGCAAGGAACGCGGCGAGCGGCCCAAGCGTGAGGAAAGCCAGCCTGAAGGAACACGCGAGCCCCGGCGCCAGCGTGGCGAACGCGGAGAAAAAGCCGAGCGTGGCGAAACCGCCGAGCGCCCGGAAAAGGCCGAGCGTGGCGAGCGCCGCGAAGAGCGCCAGCCGCGGCCGCCCCGTGCCGAACAGCCACCCAAGGCTGAGACGCCGGCAGGCACGCCTGCCGAAGGCGCCTCCGCCGTCGAAGAGGGTGAAACCCGCCGTCGTGGCCGCCGCGGCGGTCGTGGTCGCGGCGAGCGCCGCGGCGAGGAGGCAGCGCCCCAGGAAGCCGTGGTCGCCGCTGTTGACACGGCTCAGCCAAAGACCGAGGCGATCGCCGAGGTGATCGAAGCGGTCGAGGCGGTCGAGGCGGCGGAAACGCCCCAGGCACCCGCAGTGACCGAAGCCGAAGTGACTCAGCCGGCCCCGCCGCCCGCCGCACCCGTGGCGGTGAGCGAAGCCGCCACGGTCGAAGTGGCGGAGGCCGCAGCACCTGCGACCCCTGCCGTACCCGAGACGCCCGCCGAGCCTCCCGCCCCGGTCGCTCCTGTGGTCGAGCCTTCTGCTCCGGCCGCTTCTCCCGCAGTCGAACCCCCTGTCCCGGCCGAGCCCGTGCCGGCTGCGGCCACCGCCATTCCGCAGACGGAGTCCGTTGCCGTACCGGAACCGGAACCCGTTGCGCCGGAACCCGAGCAGCCGGCGCCAGCCAAGCCCGAGTTGGCGGCTCCCGCCAATCTGGAGCAGGTCGGGCTGGTGATGATCGAAACCAGTGCCCACCGCTCGGCGCCGGCGCCCGTATCCGCTGCCCAGCCTCTGGGACGCAAGCCCAAGCCCGTGCCGGTCGTGGCCGAGGAACCGCTGCAGATGGTGGAAACCCGCCACTGA
- the rnhA gene encoding ribonuclease HI: MIDEVVDIFTDGACSGNPGPGGWGAILRYGEKEKELFGGEPATTNNRMELKAVIEALRQLKRPVRVRVHTDSQYVQKGISEWIAGWKRKGWRTASKQPVKNVDLWQSLDQEASRHQVEWLWVRGHAGHAENERADALARRGVDSVRRG; this comes from the coding sequence ATGATCGACGAAGTGGTGGATATCTTTACCGACGGGGCGTGCAGCGGCAACCCCGGACCCGGTGGTTGGGGCGCGATTCTGCGCTACGGCGAGAAGGAAAAGGAACTGTTCGGCGGCGAGCCGGCGACGACCAACAACCGGATGGAGCTGAAGGCGGTGATCGAGGCGCTGCGCCAATTGAAACGGCCGGTGCGGGTACGGGTGCATACCGACTCCCAGTATGTGCAGAAGGGGATCAGTGAATGGATCGCCGGCTGGAAGCGAAAAGGCTGGAGGACGGCCAGCAAGCAGCCGGTGAAGAACGTGGATCTGTGGCAGTCGCTGGATCAGGAGGCCAGTCGCCATCAGGTCGAATGGCTTTGGGTGCGCGGCCACGCCGGCCATGCGGAGAACGAACGGGCCGATGCCCTGGCGCGGCGCGGCGTCGACTCGGTGCGAAGGGGATAG